Proteins from one Juglans microcarpa x Juglans regia isolate MS1-56 chromosome 1S, Jm3101_v1.0, whole genome shotgun sequence genomic window:
- the LOC121246322 gene encoding probable adenylate kinase 6, chloroplastic has product MAVLGPLLRARGSTTISSMASTIRAFSSCSTPNFENDLKPPSLLAQKPLPLRHDPQDRTVQWVFLGCPGVGKGTYASRLSNLLSVPHIATGDLVREELSSSGPLASQLAEIVNQGKLVSDEIIINLLSKRLEAGEAKGEIGFILDGFPRTIRQAEILEGVMNIDLVINLKLREDALLAKCLGRRICSECGGNYNIACIDIKGENGSPGIYMAPLLPPPHCATKLITRSDDTEEVVKERLRVYKEMTQPVEEFYRSRGKLLEFDLPGGIPESWPKLLQALNLEHYDKKSAAA; this is encoded by the exons ATGGCGGTTTTGGGCCCGTTGCTAAGGGCGAGAGGCTCAACGACGATCTCCTCCATGGCCTCTACAATCCGGGCGTTCTCTTCGTGCTCTACACCGAATTTCGAAAATGACCTCAAACCACCGTCTCTGCTGGCCCAGAAGCCCCTCCCTCTGCGCCACGACCCCCAGGATAGAACCGTTCAGTGGGTTTTCCTCGGCTGCCCTGGTGTCGGAAAAGGCACCTACGCGTCTCGACTATCTAACCTCCTCAGTGTCCCTCACATCGCCACCGGCGATCTCGTCCGCGAAGAGCTCTCCTCCTCCGGTCCCCTCGCTTCCCAG ctTGCGGAGATTGTTAACCAAGGAAAACTTGTTTCAgatgaaattataataaatttgttGTCCAAGCGTCTTGAAGCTGGTGAAGCTAAGGGTGAAATTGGCTTCATCCTTGATGGTTTCCCTCGAACCATAAGACAGGCG GAAATTCTAGAGGGGGTAATGAATATTGATTTGGTGATCAACCTGAAGCTTCGGGAAGATGCATTGCTTGCAAAGTGCCTTGGAAGAAGGATATGTAGCGAGTGCGGAGGAAACTACAATATTGCCTGTATCGATATAAAGGGTGAGAACGGAAGCCCTGGAATATACATGGCTCCACTTCTTCCCCCTCCACACTGTGCAACAAAACTTATTACTCGATCTGATGATACGGAAGAAGTTGTTAAGGAACGGCTTCGGGTATACAAGGAAATG ACTCAACCTGTGGAAGAGTTCTACCGCAGCCGTGGGAAGTTGTTGGAGTTTGATCTACCAGGAGGAATCCCAGAATCCTGGCCAAAACTGCTTCAAGCTCTGAATCTTGAACATTATGACAAAAAATCTGCAGCAGCATGA
- the LOC121246325 gene encoding elongator complex protein 6, with translation MNQRASNLLDEALGLVDEGTNPWTLSGRVLLIEDCVETSATFLLHHLLKRALSTLSSNVVVFLALSQPFSHYDRVLRKLGCNLAAQKENNRLLFLDMLSSEFPDGGESGLVALYGKIEKVVSALIEENKKSITIIIDDLSLLEVAANGASNHVLDFLHYCHTLTSVFGCTLVALNHEDIYSSMEKPALILHLEYLADILMKTEPLATGLATDVHGQLTVLNKETWDGQGRSRNRIFNFHFRIKENGVEYFSPGSRA, from the exons ATGAATCAACGAGCTTCGAACTTACTGGACGAAGCCCTAGGCCTCGTGGACGAGGGGACTAACCCTTGGACGCTGAGCGGCCGAGTGCTTCTGATCGAGGACTGCGTCGAGACTAGCGCCACTTTCCTTCTCCACCACCTCCTCAAGCGCGCTCTCTCCACTCTCTCCTCTAACGTCGTTGTCTTCCTCGCTCTTTCTCAGCCCTTCTCTCACTATGATCGCGTCCTCCGGAAACTC GGTTGTAACTTAGCTGCTCAAAAGGAGAATAACAGATTATTGTTCCTCGACATGCTTTCGTCAGAATTTCCAG ATGGAGGTGAAAGTGGGCTTGTTGCTTTGTAtgggaaaattgaaaaagtggTCAGTGCCTTaattgaagaaaacaagaagtCTATTACCATCATTATAGATGATCTTTCTCTTTTGGAGGTGGCAGCTAATGGCGCTTCAAATCACGTCTTAGACTTTCTGCATTACTGCCACACATTAACATCAGTATTT GGCTGTACACTAGTTGCCCTTAACCATGAGGATATCTATTCAAGCATGGAGAAGCCTGCCCTTATTTTACATCTGGAGTACCTGGCAGACATTCTGATGAAGACAGAACCATTGGCCACTGGTTTGGCAACAGATGTGCATGGACAG TTGACAGTTTTGAACAAAGAAACATGGGATGGGCAGGGGAGATCAAGAAACAGGATATTTAATTTTCACTTCCGAATCAAAGAAAATGGTGTCGAATATTTTTCTCCGGGGAGCAGGGCTTGA